Proteins encoded by one window of Salmonirosea aquatica:
- the gatC gene encoding Asp-tRNA(Asn)/Glu-tRNA(Gln) amidotransferase subunit GatC, with protein MKIDHEALQKIAHLARLEVKPEEEAALLTSMESVLTWMEQLNELDTEGVEPLTHVTDAVNNWREDVASNTLSREEGLSNAPSHDDTYIKVPKVIE; from the coding sequence ATGAAAATCGACCACGAAGCATTACAGAAAATTGCCCACCTGGCCCGCCTGGAAGTAAAACCTGAGGAAGAAGCGGCGTTGCTGACTAGCATGGAAAGTGTGCTAACCTGGATGGAGCAGCTTAATGAACTGGATACCGAAGGTGTAGAACCCCTCACGCACGTAACCGACGCGGTCAACAACTGGCGTGAAGATGTGGCTAGCAATACGCTTTCACGGGAAGAGGGCTTGAGCAATGCGCCCAGCCACGATGATACCTACATCAAGGTACCCAAGGTAATCGAGTAG
- the ruvX gene encoding Holliday junction resolvase RuvX: protein MPRLLAIDYGTKRTGLAVTDPLQIIATALETVRTHLLLDYLKNYIGREEVEAIVIGMPSRLDSSDTHNTQPVRTFIKKLEGTFPDIPIHAHDERFTSSMALQAMIAGGSKKSERREKGNLDKVSATIILQSYMESQRLNPLR from the coding sequence ATGCCCCGACTCCTGGCGATCGATTATGGTACCAAACGAACCGGCCTGGCCGTAACAGATCCGCTGCAGATTATTGCGACGGCGCTGGAAACGGTGCGGACGCATCTGTTGCTGGACTACCTGAAAAATTACATCGGCCGGGAAGAAGTCGAAGCCATCGTGATTGGGATGCCGAGCCGGCTGGACAGCTCCGATACGCACAACACGCAGCCCGTCAGGACGTTCATAAAAAAACTGGAAGGTACCTTTCCTGATATTCCCATCCACGCGCATGACGAGCGGTTTACCTCCTCAATGGCACTGCAAGCCATGATTGCGGGGGGCAGCAAGAAGAGCGAACGCCGAGAAAAGGGAAATCTTGACAAAGTGAGCGCTACTATTATCCTACAGTCGTACATGGAAAGTCAGCGTCTGAATCCGTTACGGTAA
- a CDS encoding arsenate-mycothiol transferase ArsC produces the protein MLFSEIRAYLESLNIGTIPKDRQTVLTELRNYIAGKSARSEPVSLMFICTHNSRRSHLGQVWAQAAAAHYDIPGIRAFSGGTEATACNPRTVAALKRAGFVIIRSSEGENPTYKILFDEALPPVIAFSKVYDQHPNPDQSFAALMTCSHADENCPYIPGAEKRFAITYTDPKESDGTPAETSTYDARCRQIATEMKYLFSKI, from the coding sequence GTGCTGTTTTCCGAAATTAGGGCCTACCTGGAATCCCTGAACATAGGTACCATCCCGAAGGATCGTCAAACCGTACTGACCGAACTCCGAAATTATATCGCGGGCAAGTCGGCACGATCTGAGCCGGTCAGCCTAATGTTCATCTGTACGCACAATTCGCGGCGCAGTCATCTGGGGCAGGTGTGGGCGCAGGCAGCGGCGGCTCATTACGACATTCCGGGCATCCGGGCTTTTTCGGGCGGAACCGAAGCCACGGCCTGCAACCCCCGAACCGTAGCCGCTCTGAAACGGGCCGGATTTGTAATCATCAGATCCAGCGAAGGGGAGAATCCTACGTACAAAATCCTTTTCGATGAGGCGCTACCGCCCGTAATCGCTTTTTCAAAAGTGTATGATCAGCATCCCAATCCCGATCAAAGCTTCGCGGCACTCATGACATGCAGTCACGCCGACGAGAATTGCCCCTACATTCCCGGAGCCGAAAAGCGCTTTGCCATTACCTATACTGATCCTAAGGAATCGGATGGTACCCCGGCCGAAACGAGCACCTACGACGCGCGCTGCCGACAAATCGCGACCGAGATGAAGTACCTGTTCTCGAAGATATAG
- a CDS encoding arsenite methyltransferase yields the protein METTEQELKEIVRKKYAEIASQDPTLNAASCCGAGPVSQEVYNIMTDDYTQVEGYTAEADLGLGCGLPTQFAQIRKGDVVIDLGSGAGNDCFVARHETGAEGKVIGIDFTEEMIARARKNAEVRGFNNVEFRQGDIENMPVNDKVADVVVSNCVLNLVPNKRQVFKEIARVLKPGGHFSISDILLNGTLPDNLRQAAELYAGCVTGAIPKEEYLALAAEAGFENLTIQKQKAIFIPDDILSQYLSAAEIADFRNGTANIESITLFASKPGGARKGTFEMLNPSIVSNDAACCEPGSGCC from the coding sequence ATGGAAACGACCGAACAGGAACTCAAAGAAATTGTCCGCAAGAAATACGCCGAAATTGCTAGCCAAGACCCGACCCTCAATGCCGCCTCGTGCTGTGGGGCCGGACCCGTATCACAGGAAGTCTATAACATCATGACGGACGACTACACACAAGTAGAAGGCTACACGGCGGAGGCCGATCTAGGACTGGGTTGCGGACTGCCTACCCAATTTGCCCAAATAAGAAAAGGCGATGTGGTGATTGACCTGGGATCAGGTGCGGGCAACGATTGCTTCGTGGCCCGGCACGAAACCGGCGCCGAAGGCAAGGTGATCGGCATCGATTTTACGGAAGAAATGATCGCCCGCGCCCGTAAGAATGCCGAAGTACGGGGTTTTAACAATGTGGAGTTCCGGCAGGGCGACATTGAGAATATGCCGGTGAATGACAAAGTAGCCGATGTGGTCGTAAGCAATTGTGTGTTGAACCTGGTACCCAACAAGCGGCAGGTGTTCAAGGAAATAGCCCGGGTCCTGAAGCCAGGGGGTCATTTTAGCATTTCCGATATCTTGCTCAATGGTACCCTGCCCGACAACCTGCGCCAGGCCGCCGAGCTGTACGCGGGCTGCGTGACGGGCGCCATCCCGAAAGAAGAGTACCTGGCCCTTGCCGCCGAAGCGGGTTTTGAGAATCTAACGATTCAGAAGCAAAAAGCCATTTTTATTCCTGATGATATCCTAAGCCAGTACCTGTCGGCGGCAGAAATTGCGGATTTCCGTAACGGAACGGCAAATATTGAAAGTATTACGCTCTTTGCCAGCAAGCCGGGTGGGGCCAGGAAGGGTACCTTTGAGATGCTGAACCCATCAATCGTATCCAACGACGCGGCCTGCTGTGAGCCGGGAAGTGGATGCTGCTAA
- the def gene encoding peptide deformylase, which produces MIYPIVAYGDPILRKVTRPIEKDEVDLKKLSEDMFETMYDASGVGLAAPQVGLNLRVFVVDGTAMNEGEEEEDKDPSLEGFKKMFINPQILQEEGEEWSFEEGCLSIPGIRGDVFRPEKLRIRYRDLDWNEHEEEYEGTAARIIQHEYDHLEGKLFTDYLPTLKKQLLKRKLNDIAKGIVDVDYRMRFYSRK; this is translated from the coding sequence ATGATTTACCCCATAGTGGCCTACGGTGACCCTATTCTGAGGAAAGTAACGAGGCCGATTGAAAAAGACGAAGTGGATCTGAAAAAACTGTCGGAGGACATGTTCGAAACCATGTACGATGCGTCGGGCGTGGGACTGGCTGCTCCGCAGGTAGGGTTGAACCTTCGCGTGTTTGTGGTGGATGGCACTGCGATGAATGAGGGTGAGGAAGAAGAGGACAAAGACCCGTCGCTGGAAGGATTCAAGAAAATGTTCATCAATCCGCAGATCCTACAGGAGGAGGGCGAGGAATGGTCTTTTGAAGAAGGCTGCCTGAGTATTCCTGGGATTCGGGGCGATGTGTTCCGGCCCGAAAAATTACGGATCAGGTACCGCGACCTCGACTGGAACGAACACGAGGAAGAGTATGAAGGTACCGCCGCGCGCATTATTCAGCACGAGTACGACCATCTGGAAGGAAAGCTTTTTACGGACTACCTGCCCACGCTCAAAAAACAACTCCTCAAGCGTAAGCTCAACGACATCGCCAAGGGCATCGTAGATGTGGACTACCGCATGCGATTCTATAGCCGCAAGTAG
- a CDS encoding SPFH domain-containing protein, producing the protein MKEKELRSMSGYLLFAIGLLMLGGGVVYAISGSVFPGGLIAFVGLIILIGLSVINPNEAIVTTFFGDYMGTMRQNGLRWVNPLFRRRKISLRARNLNGQKLKVNDKLGNPIDIAAVVVWRVGDTAKAYFEVDDYMKFVEIQSEAAVRHLAGIYAYDTMDDEIPDEVTLRDGSGKINEMLEGELTERLSRAGVEVLEARISHLAYASEIAGAMLQRQQASAVVAARRQIVDGAVGMVDMALAQLAEKGIVQLDEERKAAMVSNLLVVLCSDKAAAPIVNAGTLYP; encoded by the coding sequence ATGAAAGAGAAAGAATTACGTTCGATGTCGGGCTATCTGCTGTTTGCAATCGGCCTGCTCATGCTGGGTGGCGGTGTGGTATACGCCATTTCCGGCTCAGTTTTCCCTGGTGGCCTCATCGCCTTCGTCGGCCTGATTATTCTGATCGGCCTCTCGGTCATCAATCCCAATGAGGCCATCGTCACCACATTTTTTGGCGATTACATGGGTACCATGCGTCAGAATGGTCTGCGGTGGGTCAATCCGCTGTTCCGGCGGCGCAAGATTAGCCTGCGGGCCCGCAACCTCAACGGCCAGAAGCTTAAAGTAAATGACAAACTCGGCAACCCCATCGACATCGCCGCCGTGGTGGTATGGCGCGTGGGCGATACCGCCAAAGCCTATTTTGAAGTGGATGACTACATGAAATTCGTAGAAATCCAATCCGAAGCGGCCGTGCGTCATCTGGCGGGCATATACGCTTATGACACCATGGACGATGAAATACCCGACGAAGTGACATTACGCGACGGCAGCGGCAAAATCAACGAAATGCTGGAAGGCGAACTCACCGAGCGCCTCAGCCGCGCTGGCGTGGAGGTACTCGAAGCCCGTATCAGTCACCTGGCCTATGCCTCCGAAATCGCCGGGGCCATGCTACAACGGCAGCAGGCGAGCGCCGTAGTGGCCGCGCGGCGGCAAATTGTCGATGGCGCTGTGGGTATGGTGGATATGGCCCTGGCCCAGTTGGCCGAAAAAGGTATCGTACAGCTGGACGAAGAGCGCAAAGCTGCCATGGTAAGCAATCTATTGGTAGTTTTGTGCAGCGACAAGGCGGCGGCTCCCATCGTGAACGCCGGAACTCTGTATCCCTAA
- the lptB gene encoding LPS export ABC transporter ATP-binding protein — protein MILRTENLVKKYGARLVNDNVSYQVEQGEIVGLLGPNGAGKTTSFYMAVGLVKPNSGHVYLDDRDITRLPMYKRARLGLGYLAQEASVFRQLTVEENIKAVLEMSDLPRQDQKQKVEELIEEFSLEHVRKNKGMVLSGGERRRTEIARALAVDPKFILLDEPFAGVDPIAVEDIQTIVAKLKHRNIGILITDHNVNETLSITDRAYLLFEGKILKQGTAEELAEDEVVRRVYLGQSFELKRKV, from the coding sequence ATGATACTAAGAACCGAGAATCTGGTTAAGAAATACGGCGCAAGGCTAGTCAACGACAACGTCAGCTACCAGGTGGAGCAGGGCGAAATCGTGGGGCTTCTGGGGCCCAACGGAGCCGGCAAAACGACCTCTTTTTACATGGCCGTAGGGTTGGTGAAGCCTAACAGTGGCCACGTGTACCTCGACGACCGCGACATTACCCGGCTGCCTATGTACAAGCGGGCCCGGCTTGGCCTGGGGTACCTGGCGCAGGAAGCCTCTGTGTTCCGGCAGTTGACGGTAGAGGAAAATATCAAGGCGGTGCTGGAAATGTCGGACCTTCCCCGGCAGGATCAGAAACAGAAAGTAGAGGAACTCATCGAAGAATTCAGCCTGGAACACGTGCGCAAAAACAAAGGCATGGTTCTATCCGGCGGGGAGCGTCGCCGCACCGAAATCGCCCGGGCTTTGGCTGTCGATCCTAAGTTTATTTTGCTCGACGAACCCTTTGCGGGCGTAGACCCCATTGCCGTGGAGGATATTCAGACGATCGTGGCCAAGCTCAAGCACCGCAACATCGGTATCCTGATTACCGACCACAACGTGAACGAAACCCTTTCCATCACCGATCGGGCGTACCTTTTATTCGAAGGAAAAATACTGAAACAGGGTACCGCCGAAGAACTTGCCGAGGACGAGGTGGTTCGGCGGGTGTACCTGGGACAAAGTTTTGAATTGAAACGAAAGGTTTGA
- a CDS encoding GNAT family N-acetyltransferase, translating to METEQLKPVGVGERLERIRVGDADALSALCLEIYPQYYLHLWHDNGAWYQHMRYSPAALARELADAQTEFYWIKKEGYPVGYLKINLYARPDVDALPGAGLEIERIYLLRAYAGMGLGQGAMAWAEAVARWLGRDYAFLYTMDSSDARWFYEKIGYEKRGETRLAFEKMKPEYRGMYLMIKELR from the coding sequence ATGGAAACAGAGCAACTAAAGCCCGTGGGTGTCGGGGAACGCCTGGAAAGGATTCGGGTTGGGGATGCCGACGCCTTATCGGCGCTTTGTCTTGAAATATATCCTCAATATTACCTGCATCTCTGGCACGACAATGGAGCATGGTACCAGCACATGCGCTATAGCCCGGCGGCACTGGCCCGCGAATTAGCCGATGCGCAAACGGAATTTTATTGGATCAAAAAAGAGGGGTACCCTGTAGGGTACCTTAAGATAAATCTTTACGCCCGGCCGGATGTAGATGCCCTACCCGGCGCTGGTCTGGAAATCGAGCGGATCTACCTGCTCAGAGCCTACGCCGGTATGGGCCTGGGGCAAGGCGCCATGGCCTGGGCGGAAGCAGTGGCCCGGTGGCTTGGACGTGACTATGCCTTTCTGTATACAATGGACAGCAGCGACGCCCGTTGGTTTTACGAGAAAATAGGGTACGAAAAAAGAGGAGAAACGCGTTTGGCTTTTGAAAAAATGAAGCCGGAGTACCGGGGCATGTACCTGATGATAAAAGAGCTACGATGA
- a CDS encoding ribbon-helix-helix domain-containing protein produces the protein MAEKKAFVLRVSPELLKELEAWAQEDFRSVNGQIEFLLSDALRKRRRTRGKDGEK, from the coding sequence ATGGCGGAGAAGAAAGCATTTGTGTTACGGGTAAGCCCTGAGCTGCTCAAGGAATTGGAAGCCTGGGCACAGGAAGACTTTCGCAGCGTCAATGGGCAGATCGAGTTTCTGCTCAGTGACGCCCTGCGAAAGCGTCGGCGTACGCGGGGAAAAGATGGGGAGAAATGA
- the recO gene encoding DNA repair protein RecO, whose amino-acid sequence MLHKTRGIALSYIRYRESSIIAKIYTEAFGIQSYIVNGVRSSRSKANRIALFQPLTLLDLVVYHKNKTDTLHRISEIKCRVPFHSLPFEVVKSSLALFLTEILSKSLREEEENMPLFEFLEDAIGYLDNAESGYENFHIHTLVQLSFYLGFGMETSADLTNELRANHYPASPDAIQRTALQIWLSAPFGVPVALDRPRRLSLLNMLLFFYKIHLDSLGDIKSLDVLHEVLS is encoded by the coding sequence ATGCTCCACAAAACCCGAGGTATTGCCCTGAGTTATATCCGCTACCGGGAGTCATCCATTATTGCCAAAATCTATACCGAGGCATTTGGGATTCAGAGCTACATCGTAAATGGCGTCCGGAGCAGTCGCTCCAAAGCCAACCGCATTGCCTTGTTTCAGCCGCTGACGCTACTGGACCTGGTGGTATATCATAAAAACAAAACCGACACGTTGCACCGGATCTCGGAAATCAAGTGCCGGGTACCCTTTCACAGCCTACCGTTCGAGGTTGTGAAATCCAGCTTGGCGCTTTTCCTGACCGAAATACTGAGCAAATCGCTGCGGGAAGAAGAAGAGAATATGCCTCTTTTCGAGTTTCTGGAAGACGCCATCGGGTACCTCGACAACGCTGAGAGCGGCTACGAGAATTTTCATATCCATACCCTCGTGCAACTGTCGTTCTATCTGGGCTTTGGCATGGAAACCTCGGCCGACCTGACCAACGAACTACGGGCCAACCATTATCCGGCGTCACCGGATGCCATTCAGCGTACTGCGTTGCAGATATGGTTGTCGGCGCCCTTCGGAGTACCTGTAGCGCTTGATCGGCCCAGACGTCTGTCGCTGCTGAACATGCTGCTGTTTTTTTATAAAATCCATCTCGATTCACTCGGTGATATTAAGTCACTGGATGTGTTACATGAGGTGCTTAGTTAG
- the recJ gene encoding single-stranded-DNA-specific exonuclease RecJ, with product MIEKRWIPVAEPTSEQRATAVDLAAQLNVSPFLATLLVQRGVGDFEAARSFFRPDLSSLHDPFLMRDMDKAVERLTSAMAAGEKILVYGDYDVDGTTSVTMFYGFLRTLYDQLDYYIPDRYTEGYGISTQGIDWAKENGFTLIVALDCGIKSVDKVAYANTLGVDFIICDHHRPGEVLPAAAAVLDPKRDDCAYPYKGLTGCGVGFKLLHAFCLQNGLDLEVLYPYLDLLVVSIASDIVPVTGENRVLAYYGLQRLNTSPRAGLKALIQIAGLRNVLDITNVVFGLGPRINAAGRIKHAREAVRLLLCENEEEAGEFATQINKHNADRRKFDTSITDEALSMIQQDAWISGAKSTVLYKEDWHKGVIGIVASRCIEHFHRPTIILTKSNGKAAGSARSVPGFDVYEAIEECSELLEQFGGHTFAAGMTLPIENIEAFRQRFDKIVSSRILPEQLTPMIGVDMEIELEEISWKFYRVLKQMSPFGPGNMTPVFVSRQVHIAKKPTIMKEKHIKFEVYQGQSPAFTVIAFGMAHIYPDLMNGQPFDICYHLDENTFREKTTLQFMLKDIKFGEPTWKQSN from the coding sequence ATGATTGAAAAACGCTGGATACCTGTCGCCGAACCTACTTCCGAACAGCGGGCCACTGCCGTGGATCTGGCCGCCCAACTCAACGTCAGTCCGTTTCTGGCCACGTTGCTGGTGCAGCGCGGTGTGGGTGATTTCGAAGCGGCGCGGAGTTTCTTCCGACCCGATCTGTCATCCCTGCACGATCCTTTCCTGATGCGGGACATGGACAAAGCTGTGGAACGCCTCACCTCGGCGATGGCGGCGGGCGAGAAAATACTGGTATATGGCGATTATGACGTGGATGGTACCACGTCGGTGACGATGTTCTATGGCTTTCTGCGTACTTTGTACGACCAGCTCGACTACTATATTCCCGACCGCTACACCGAAGGCTACGGGATATCCACCCAAGGCATCGACTGGGCAAAGGAAAACGGTTTCACCCTGATCGTGGCCCTGGATTGTGGCATCAAGTCAGTAGATAAGGTAGCCTATGCCAACACCCTGGGTGTCGATTTCATCATCTGCGACCACCATCGTCCCGGTGAGGTACTACCCGCCGCGGCCGCCGTCCTGGACCCCAAGCGCGACGACTGCGCTTACCCTTATAAGGGACTCACCGGCTGCGGGGTAGGTTTCAAATTGCTGCATGCTTTTTGTTTGCAAAACGGCCTGGATCTGGAGGTACTTTACCCCTACCTGGATTTACTGGTGGTGAGTATTGCCTCCGACATTGTACCTGTTACGGGCGAAAACCGGGTGCTGGCTTATTACGGCCTGCAGCGGCTGAACACCTCGCCCCGCGCTGGTTTGAAAGCCCTGATCCAGATCGCTGGCCTCCGCAATGTGCTGGATATTACGAATGTGGTATTTGGCCTGGGGCCGCGCATCAATGCCGCCGGGCGCATCAAGCATGCCCGGGAGGCTGTACGGCTGTTGTTGTGTGAGAATGAGGAGGAAGCGGGCGAATTTGCCACGCAAATTAACAAGCATAACGCCGACCGACGCAAGTTCGACACCAGCATTACCGATGAAGCCCTTTCCATGATCCAGCAGGATGCCTGGATTTCGGGCGCCAAAAGTACCGTCCTCTATAAAGAAGACTGGCATAAAGGCGTCATCGGGATTGTGGCGAGCCGTTGCATCGAGCATTTTCACCGCCCTACCATCATCCTCACCAAATCCAACGGCAAAGCGGCCGGATCGGCCCGTTCGGTGCCGGGGTTCGATGTGTATGAGGCCATCGAGGAGTGTTCCGAGCTATTAGAACAGTTTGGCGGACATACTTTCGCCGCGGGCATGACTCTCCCTATCGAAAACATCGAAGCCTTCCGACAGCGTTTTGACAAAATCGTGAGCAGTCGCATCTTGCCGGAACAGCTCACGCCCATGATCGGGGTGGACATGGAAATCGAACTGGAGGAAATTTCCTGGAAATTTTACCGGGTACTTAAACAGATGAGCCCGTTCGGGCCGGGTAATATGACGCCCGTTTTTGTGAGTCGACAGGTGCACATTGCCAAAAAACCGACGATCATGAAAGAAAAGCACATCAAGTTCGAGGTATATCAGGGCCAGTCTCCGGCCTTCACAGTGATTGCCTTCGGTATGGCGCACATTTACCCCGACCTGATGAATGGCCAGCCTTTCGATATATGCTATCACCTTGATGAGAATACCTTTCGGGAGAAGACCACGTTACAGTTCATGCTGAAGGACATAAAGTTTGGAGAGCCTACATGGAAACAGAGCAACTAA
- a CDS encoding UDP-2,3-diacylglucosamine diphosphatase → MKIQTEFRTIVISDLHLGTSGSKAREVTNFLKQYKCKKLILNGDIIDGWQLKKYGAWKRRHTAFFKTMLKMMDDHHTRVIYLRGNHDDFLDQIMPLRLGKQFQIRKDYILKSGDKKFYITHGDVFDSVTTGFKWLAYLGDVGYTFLLWLNKLYNNYRAWRGLPYFSLSQKIKQRVKMAVSYISDFEEKLTELARSRDCDGIICGHIHQPAIRTIDGITYMNSGDWVESLSALVEDFEGNWSLLYYNESNQAGESSESNEEVAVSEFFGRRERQVAFSSIKSARQNPIEESHPIRKIN, encoded by the coding sequence ATGAAAATACAGACTGAATTCCGGACCATTGTCATATCCGACCTGCACTTGGGAACAAGCGGTTCGAAAGCCCGTGAGGTCACTAACTTCCTCAAACAGTATAAGTGTAAAAAACTTATTCTGAACGGCGATATCATTGATGGCTGGCAGCTAAAGAAATACGGCGCATGGAAACGCAGGCATACGGCTTTCTTCAAAACCATGCTGAAAATGATGGACGATCACCATACCCGGGTGATCTACCTGCGGGGAAATCACGACGATTTTCTGGATCAGATCATGCCACTCCGATTGGGAAAGCAGTTTCAGATTCGTAAGGACTATATTCTCAAATCGGGTGATAAGAAGTTTTACATTACCCACGGCGATGTGTTCGACTCCGTCACGACGGGCTTCAAATGGCTGGCCTATCTGGGTGATGTGGGTTATACCTTTCTATTGTGGCTCAACAAACTGTACAATAATTATCGGGCCTGGCGTGGGCTACCTTACTTTTCGCTCTCACAGAAAATCAAGCAGCGCGTGAAAATGGCGGTCAGCTATATTTCTGATTTTGAGGAAAAGCTCACCGAACTTGCCCGCTCGCGCGACTGCGACGGCATTATCTGCGGACACATCCACCAGCCCGCCATCCGCACTATCGACGGTATCACCTACATGAACTCGGGGGATTGGGTAGAGTCGCTGAGCGCACTGGTCGAAGACTTTGAGGGCAATTGGAGTCTGTTATACTATAATGAATCAAACCAGGCAGGCGAGAGCAGCGAAAGCAACGAGGAGGTTGCGGTATCGGAGTTCTTTGGTCGCCGCGAGCGTCAGGTTGCCTTTTCATCCATAAAATCGGCGCGCCAGAATCCCATTGAAGAAAGCCATCCCATCCGGAAAATCAATTGA
- a CDS encoding amidohydrolase: MNLVLVNALEKDEHFSNLSVALIQTDLVWEDVTANLAVLEEKLASLSEAADVIVLPEMFSTGFSMDAPALAEVMNTTTTRWMKLIAAQTQALVIGSFQVKEEGTYYNRLLCVRPDGTYEVYDKRHLFRMGAEHEVFKAGSQRLIVDWKGWRICPLVCYDLRFPVWSRQNSQNLYDLLLYVANWPAARSYAWNTLLRARAIENLCYVVGVNRIGTDGNGIDHRGGSIVVDFLGEVSTDLGEAESEKVVHLAKEPLEKYRQRFPAHLDADDFSLVGQ; the protein is encoded by the coding sequence TTGAACTTGGTACTTGTAAATGCTTTGGAAAAGGACGAGCATTTCTCCAATCTTTCTGTCGCTCTGATTCAGACCGATCTGGTCTGGGAAGATGTAACGGCCAATCTGGCGGTGCTGGAAGAAAAGCTGGCTTCCCTCTCCGAGGCGGCCGATGTGATTGTGCTGCCCGAGATGTTTTCAACGGGATTCAGTATGGATGCTCCCGCGCTGGCCGAAGTGATGAACACCACAACCACGCGCTGGATGAAACTCATCGCTGCCCAGACCCAAGCCCTGGTGATCGGGAGTTTCCAGGTCAAAGAAGAGGGTACCTACTACAACCGGCTACTCTGTGTGCGGCCCGATGGTACCTATGAGGTTTACGACAAGCGGCATCTTTTCCGCATGGGTGCCGAGCACGAAGTTTTTAAAGCAGGTAGTCAGCGCCTGATCGTCGACTGGAAAGGTTGGCGGATTTGCCCGCTGGTATGTTATGATCTGAGGTTTCCGGTTTGGAGCCGGCAAAACAGCCAAAACCTCTACGACCTGCTTTTGTATGTGGCCAACTGGCCAGCTGCCCGATCCTATGCCTGGAATACTTTGCTGCGCGCCAGAGCCATCGAGAATTTGTGCTATGTGGTGGGCGTAAACCGTATCGGAACTGACGGCAACGGCATTGACCATCGGGGAGGTTCAATCGTCGTGGATTTCCTGGGCGAAGTGAGCACCGACCTGGGCGAAGCCGAAAGCGAGAAAGTGGTGCATCTGGCCAAAGAGCCGCTGGAAAAATACCGGCAGCGCTTTCCGGCTCATCTCGATGCTGATGATTTTTCCCTGGTTGGACAATGA